The Pelistega ratti genome window below encodes:
- a CDS encoding transcriptional regulator, which produces MTLFEFVRQKRGLTKELARLINVKPIAVSRWVLGRRPVPAVHCPAIEKATKGVVTCEELRPDVEWSVLRKKRR; this is translated from the coding sequence ACTTTATTTGAGTTTGTAAGGCAAAAACGAGGGTTAACTAAAGAATTGGCTAGGTTAATAAATGTAAAGCCAATAGCCGTTAGTCGTTGGGTTCTTGGTAGAAGACCTGTCCCAGCCGTACATTGCCCCGCCATTGAAAAAGCCACAAAAGGTGTCGTGACATGTGAAGAATTACGTCCTGATGTTGAGTGGTCTGTTTTACGTAAAAAACGTAGATAA